GCGCTCAAGGAACGCTTGGAACAAGTGCAGGCCATGCGCGAGCAGGGCGAATCGACTGTTCCCTCCACCATCGGCGAAGAGAAGGCTACCAATCCCTTCATGCGCTGGGACGCGCCCGAGATCATCGAGACAGCGCGCTCCAGGGGCGGCGCTGCCTCCGACAATCCGGCCGAAGTCTTCGGTGCCATCCGGCGGATGAAGGATTCGTTCTAGGCCGGCCATTGGCTCCGACCCTTCGGGGGTGCGACAAATCACCGCATTGTAAAGACCGGCGCAGGCTCTAGTCTGGCGTGCCGGAGCGACAACCAGCGCGAACTGGAGAGCTCCTGCATGTCTGTACCAGAATCTACATCGGTTTTTCAGCGAATTTCCCGCTTTCTCGTTTTTGCTGTTCTTGCCGCCACGGCCACTGCCGGCGGCTGCGACAGCGACAACTATCCCCTGCTCAGTCAGATGCTGATTTCCGAGAACGGCTACTACATGGCCGAACTCGCAACCGATCCCCTGCAGCCGGTGGTCAAGGGGCCGCAAAGTGCGAGCCTCTACCTGATGGATAGCGCGCAGGAACCGATTACCGGTGCCACGATCGATGTCGAGCCCTGGATGCCGAGCATGAGTCACGGGTCCACTGAGACTCCCGTCGTGAGCGAGGATGGCGACGGCATGTA
This sequence is a window from Chrysiogenia bacterium. Protein-coding genes within it:
- a CDS encoding FixH family protein codes for the protein MSVPESTSVFQRISRFLVFAVLAATATAGGCDSDNYPLLSQMLISENGYYMAELATDPLQPVVKGPQSASLYLMDSAQEPITGATIDVEPWMPSMSHGSTETPVVSEDGDGMYTITNIVFTMHGPWELRIDVSADGADDRIVATYEIAPARSSD